A stretch of the Porifericola rhodea genome encodes the following:
- a CDS encoding sensor histidine kinase, with the protein MKSILLNISETILNTHSSLTVVYEYGVLLFVAIYFIQIVTWPWLLGWTIFAFMFLLAICILPRFYKFHKTFARQLTHTFFPYRSVDPKSHAENKQYEELRVYNNKLEKKIEEHTKHLADLYQELSLANQDIEIFLYKAYHNFLGPIATIRGVCNIAMLEGEQHIDYFQKVGNVADNMQTMLEKLLEISYIHHCKPELISIQLHELFAQLKKDNEKDALLSSLQLVQLFKPESNVHADHFLLKNAIDKIIKGNTRFWSQNRFPEREIHVNHSQDINYNIISIQERHLSVPPESLNNLFTMFYRSSSKPEDHGLEFYTARYALRRMGGDISITSTSGFTTFNLHLPRFRTKRYNDLQAILKKESHLQNIL; encoded by the coding sequence ATGAAAAGCATACTCCTCAATATATCTGAAACAATACTCAATACACACAGCAGCCTAACAGTGGTTTATGAGTATGGGGTCCTATTATTTGTCGCTATTTATTTTATACAAATAGTTACCTGGCCCTGGTTATTGGGTTGGACAATTTTCGCTTTTATGTTCCTGCTGGCCATTTGCATACTGCCCCGGTTCTACAAATTTCATAAAACCTTTGCTCGCCAGCTTACGCACACTTTTTTTCCATACAGATCTGTAGACCCGAAATCACATGCAGAAAACAAACAGTACGAAGAACTAAGGGTGTACAATAATAAACTTGAAAAGAAAATAGAAGAACATACCAAACATTTGGCGGATCTCTACCAGGAGTTATCTCTGGCTAATCAGGATATTGAAATCTTTCTGTATAAAGCCTATCATAACTTTCTTGGGCCTATCGCTACCATCAGAGGGGTATGTAATATAGCTATGCTGGAAGGAGAGCAACATATAGATTACTTTCAGAAGGTTGGTAATGTGGCAGACAATATGCAGACAATGCTGGAAAAACTGTTAGAGATATCTTATATACACCACTGTAAACCAGAGCTGATATCCATACAACTCCACGAACTGTTCGCTCAGTTAAAAAAAGACAATGAGAAAGATGCTTTACTCTCTTCTTTGCAGCTTGTTCAGCTTTTTAAGCCTGAAAGCAATGTTCATGCAGACCACTTTCTACTTAAGAATGCGATAGATAAAATTATTAAAGGAAATACCAGGTTTTGGTCGCAGAACCGCTTCCCTGAGCGTGAGATTCATGTTAACCACAGCCAGGATATAAACTATAATATCATAAGTATACAGGAGAGACACCTTTCTGTCCCTCCTGAATCTCTCAACAATTTGTTCACTATGTTTTATCGTAGTTCCTCCAAGCCTGAAGATCATGGCCTGGAGTTTTACACCGCTCGCTACGCACTGCGCCGAATGGGAGGCGACATTTCTATCACCTCTACCTCTGGCTTTACTACATTTAACCTTCACCTGCCCCGCTTCAGGACAAAAAGGTACAATGATCTACAGGCTATTCTGAAAAAAGAAAGCCATCTGCAAAATATCCTCTGA
- a CDS encoding peptidoglycan-binding domain-containing protein: MKRLALLVIIIVLPIIAYFQYSRYSRFQTPGDYDYAVNDSIDVHYHDQQLLQQYYKNVYEIGTFARSNWHTYKIDVRFPDMDDIRAQQAADYYQQLLKTTALQEDKLIYSKVLKAQGFDNQEIAEIERQGLSPESYRLSKAGQMLGLQRGDKGENVWELQKVLQKKGYELPADGVFDIITENALKTYQEAEGLYPSGQVTESSLRELLYDL, encoded by the coding sequence ATGAAGCGCTTAGCCCTCTTGGTCATCATTATAGTGTTACCCATCATTGCATACTTCCAGTATAGTAGGTACTCACGTTTTCAAACTCCCGGGGATTATGATTATGCTGTCAATGATAGTATAGATGTGCATTATCACGATCAGCAACTTTTGCAGCAGTACTATAAAAATGTGTATGAGATCGGCACATTTGCCCGTAGCAACTGGCATACCTACAAAATAGATGTCCGCTTTCCGGATATGGATGACATACGAGCGCAACAGGCAGCAGATTATTATCAGCAGTTGTTAAAAACTACGGCTCTGCAAGAAGATAAACTAATCTACTCCAAAGTGCTTAAAGCGCAGGGCTTTGATAATCAGGAGATCGCCGAAATAGAGCGGCAGGGCTTATCGCCAGAGAGCTATCGCCTTAGTAAGGCAGGGCAAATGCTGGGGCTGCAACGAGGCGACAAAGGCGAAAATGTATGGGAGTTACAAAAAGTGCTGCAAAAAAAAGGCTATGAACTACCAGCGGATGGTGTTTTTGATATTATTACAGAAAATGCTCTCAAGACCTATCAGGAGGCTGAAGGGCTGTACCCCTCAGGGCAGGTGACAGAGTCATCGCTGCGGGAGCTTCTTTACGACCTATAG
- a CDS encoding Rab family GTPase has translation MRVSKKVILLGRYGVGKSSLVRQFVYHKFSEQYMTTIGVSIEKKVVQLGENELSMIIWDIAGESSHAKVPDAYKLGAEGVIYVFDMSRPATYQHLQEELDSLQKLLVNVPILLVGNKKDLLSEKEQNEILKSLPLSPYALSSAKTGENVEDIFLALAQKLL, from the coding sequence GTGAGAGTTAGCAAAAAAGTAATTCTACTAGGACGATACGGGGTAGGCAAAAGCTCGCTGGTCAGGCAGTTTGTTTACCATAAATTTTCTGAGCAGTATATGACCACCATAGGAGTGAGCATAGAGAAAAAAGTAGTGCAGCTAGGTGAAAACGAGCTGTCTATGATCATCTGGGATATTGCCGGTGAATCTTCTCATGCCAAAGTTCCAGACGCCTACAAATTGGGGGCAGAGGGAGTAATCTACGTTTTTGATATGAGCAGGCCAGCCACCTACCAGCATCTGCAAGAAGAGCTGGACAGCCTGCAAAAACTATTGGTGAACGTGCCAATCCTGCTAGTCGGCAACAAAAAAGACCTGCTCAGCGAGAAAGAGCAAAATGAGATTCTGAAAAGTTTACCTTTATCACCATACGCTCTCAGTAGCGCAAAAACAGGAGAAAACGTAGAAGATATTTTTTTGGCACTTGCTCAGAAACTGTTATGA
- a CDS encoding ATP-binding response regulator, translating into MKENIENAKLEYFHKRSQYIVLDADGKVTSSCNTIFSPPTDISLYTLIPFLEGMQSSFVALEPGKNLRFLCIQTKLLDAEGYFNFIFKKQEGGSIIWFIYDFTEFYTYLLPWQQERNERAIESEQLKLQRKADALEKQLLQYQNRELQRIQEMKTVFFSQVSHEIRTPLHSLVGLINLIEPYNTPKSRTYIEAMRSVSHHLSSIINDVLDLSKLDAGEIQLNTYAFSLRETAEKLVHAFLFQSQEKQLKLYYELDPALPTYLQGDEVRLSQILYNLLGNAIKFTSEGEVQLKISMQKKEDERVRVSFEVIDSGIGISEEGMQKIFTPFVQANNDIHRYYGGTGLGLSIVQKLIQLMEGELQVESKEGVGTHMKVSLPFRIAEVVEDQDILQQKDVELRHIKHALIGEDDLMNQKVLRLFLQQKGIESTVEENGAEVLKSAYDKTYELLILDYQMPGLNGLEVIERLNQEGNQKPVILLSGNLQMSQQLPERSGSLTFVLNKPLQPEVLLHKLQLIDYFLEPAIDLQYLHKITDGNHELFADLLSTFLQQAPQELRKIKKAYAAEDIAALYKAVHKAKPGFQCICSPRMKSFLNLFETKIEKSLRTEQYADDIQLINCWLERAISEAKLQQTQYSPKL; encoded by the coding sequence ATGAAAGAAAATATTGAAAACGCAAAGCTTGAGTACTTTCATAAAAGGTCACAATACATCGTACTAGACGCGGATGGTAAGGTAACATCATCCTGCAATACTATATTTTCTCCTCCCACCGACATATCTTTATATACGCTTATTCCTTTTCTGGAGGGTATGCAAAGCAGCTTTGTCGCATTAGAACCCGGCAAAAACCTGCGCTTTTTATGTATACAAACTAAGCTGCTGGATGCCGAAGGCTACTTTAACTTTATCTTTAAAAAGCAGGAGGGTGGAAGCATCATCTGGTTTATTTACGACTTTACAGAATTTTATACCTACCTGTTACCCTGGCAACAGGAGCGTAATGAGCGAGCTATAGAAAGTGAGCAACTAAAGCTACAACGTAAAGCAGACGCACTGGAAAAACAGTTGTTGCAGTACCAAAACAGAGAGTTACAGCGAATACAGGAGATGAAGACGGTTTTTTTTTCTCAAGTAAGTCACGAGATACGAACGCCCCTTCATAGTTTAGTAGGGCTCATTAACCTTATAGAACCCTACAACACCCCTAAAAGCCGTACATACATAGAAGCTATGCGCTCTGTATCACATCATCTTTCCTCTATTATCAACGATGTACTGGATCTTTCCAAACTGGATGCCGGAGAGATACAGCTAAATACTTATGCTTTTTCGTTGCGGGAGACAGCAGAAAAGCTCGTGCATGCCTTCCTCTTTCAAAGCCAGGAAAAGCAGCTAAAACTCTATTATGAGCTGGACCCTGCGCTTCCGACTTATCTACAGGGTGATGAAGTACGTCTTTCTCAGATTTTGTATAATCTGCTGGGTAATGCCATCAAATTTACCAGCGAGGGAGAGGTGCAACTTAAGATTAGTATGCAGAAAAAAGAAGACGAGCGGGTAAGAGTAAGTTTTGAGGTAATAGATAGTGGCATTGGTATCTCTGAAGAGGGGATGCAAAAAATATTTACGCCTTTTGTACAGGCCAATAACGATATACACCGCTACTACGGAGGTACAGGACTGGGGCTAAGCATAGTGCAGAAGTTAATTCAGCTAATGGAGGGTGAGTTACAAGTAGAAAGTAAAGAGGGAGTAGGTACTCATATGAAGGTAAGCCTCCCTTTTCGCATAGCCGAGGTTGTGGAAGATCAGGATATTCTTCAGCAGAAGGATGTGGAGCTAAGGCACATTAAACATGCCCTTATTGGAGAAGATGACCTGATGAACCAAAAGGTGCTTCGCCTTTTTCTACAGCAAAAAGGAATAGAAAGCACAGTGGAAGAAAATGGAGCTGAAGTTCTGAAAAGTGCATATGATAAGACGTATGAACTACTTATACTGGACTACCAGATGCCCGGACTCAATGGCCTGGAGGTAATAGAGCGGTTGAACCAAGAGGGTAATCAGAAACCCGTTATTTTGCTTTCTGGTAATTTGCAAATGAGTCAGCAACTGCCTGAACGTAGCGGAAGCCTGACCTTCGTGCTAAACAAGCCATTGCAGCCCGAAGTGCTGCTTCATAAACTTCAGCTGATTGATTATTTTTTGGAGCCAGCCATAGATCTACAATATTTGCACAAAATTACGGATGGTAACCACGAGCTTTTTGCAGATCTGCTCTCAACCTTTTTACAACAAGCACCACAAGAGTTAAGAAAGATTAAGAAGGCTTATGCCGCGGAGGATATTGCCGCACTATACAAAGCAGTGCATAAAGCTAAACCTGGCTTTCAGTGTATTTGTAGCCCCCGAATGAAAAGCTTTTTAAATCTGTTTGAAACAAAAATTGAAAAGAGCTTACGCACCGAGCAGTATGCCGACGATATTCAGTTGATTAATTGCTGGCTGGAACGAGCCATTAGCGAAGCTAAATTACAGCAGACGCAATACTCCCCAAAGCTTTAG
- a CDS encoding LytR/AlgR family response regulator transcription factor — protein MKPLDCAVVDDDQMMLKIIASLIAKTNDLNLLGLYESSVEAANALAKQKLDLLFLDVEMPDMTGLELIRTLPYHPQIILVSNKKRYALDAFEYDVADYLLKPVSSYARFLQAVERAKAKQLLVREKPADSSKPPRHIYLKVDSLLMQFDLQDILWVEAFGDYVRVKTHDKLHTVYATLKSMEEALPVEDFVRIHRSYIVRIDKIENIDISNLQVENKILPISQSHKKKLMSMINAL, from the coding sequence ATGAAACCTCTGGATTGTGCTGTGGTGGATGACGACCAAATGATGCTTAAAATTATAGCGTCTCTCATCGCCAAAACCAATGACCTTAACTTACTTGGCCTGTATGAAAGCTCTGTGGAAGCTGCAAATGCGCTCGCTAAGCAAAAGCTAGATTTGCTTTTTCTGGATGTAGAAATGCCTGATATGACAGGGCTGGAGCTTATCCGCACGCTACCGTACCACCCTCAGATTATTTTAGTAAGCAATAAAAAAAGATATGCTCTGGATGCTTTTGAGTACGATGTAGCCGACTACCTATTAAAGCCGGTAAGTAGCTATGCCCGCTTTTTGCAGGCGGTAGAGCGAGCAAAAGCCAAGCAGCTTCTTGTAAGAGAAAAACCAGCTGATTCTTCTAAACCGCCCCGACATATATATTTAAAGGTAGACTCACTCTTGATGCAGTTTGACCTACAGGACATACTTTGGGTAGAGGCTTTTGGCGATTATGTACGTGTAAAGACACATGATAAGCTACATACTGTGTATGCTACACTAAAGTCTATGGAAGAGGCCTTACCCGTAGAGGATTTTGTGCGTATTCACCGTTCTTATATTGTACGGATAGACAAAATAGAAAATATAGACATTAGCAATTTGCAGGTAGAAAACAAAATTCTACCCATCAGCCAGTCTCATAAAAAGAAGCTGATGAGTATGATCAATGCACTTTAA
- a CDS encoding Ppx/GppA phosphatase family protein, producing MIRLAAIDIGSNAIRLQVTSVIQYEEITTFKKLEYVRFPLRLGQDVFEVTGDNPSQRIGPERSAKFLKLMKAFKLLIDLYEVDEYLGCATSAMREAENGSELVKTVKDKYGLELDIIDGDREAEILNNALMSFLEEDKTYLHIDVGGGSTELNLYVNKEKIVARSFPIGSVRRLNTRKSLDQVWEEMKQWIKTHVKKEYGKVTAIGTGGNINKIYDLSGKKNNKTISFNKVISTRDYVASHSLEERISKLQLNPDRADVIVHASDIYVFAMKWARAGKILVPNVGLKDGIMQLLYEKHQIKVH from the coding sequence ATGATAAGATTAGCCGCCATTGATATAGGATCTAACGCCATACGCTTACAGGTAACCAGTGTCATTCAGTATGAAGAAATAACAACTTTTAAAAAGCTCGAATATGTACGCTTTCCACTACGGCTGGGGCAAGATGTTTTTGAGGTTACTGGTGACAATCCCTCGCAACGAATTGGTCCAGAAAGATCTGCCAAGTTTTTAAAGTTAATGAAAGCCTTTAAACTGCTGATAGACCTATATGAGGTAGATGAGTACCTGGGCTGTGCCACCTCAGCCATGCGCGAAGCAGAAAACGGAAGTGAGCTGGTAAAAACTGTAAAAGATAAATACGGCCTTGAGCTGGATATTATTGATGGTGACCGCGAAGCAGAAATTCTCAATAATGCGCTTATGAGCTTTTTGGAAGAGGATAAAACTTACCTTCATATAGATGTAGGTGGAGGCAGCACTGAGCTTAATCTGTATGTTAATAAAGAAAAAATTGTAGCTCGCTCTTTTCCTATTGGCTCTGTACGCAGGCTGAACACGCGTAAGTCACTAGACCAGGTATGGGAAGAGATGAAACAGTGGATTAAAACACATGTAAAGAAGGAGTACGGCAAAGTGACGGCGATTGGTACCGGAGGTAACATCAATAAAATTTACGACCTCTCCGGAAAGAAGAACAACAAAACTATCTCATTTAACAAAGTGATCAGCACACGGGACTATGTTGCCTCACATAGCCTGGAAGAAAGAATCTCTAAACTTCAGCTAAACCCCGACCGTGCGGATGTAATTGTTCATGCCTCTGACATCTATGTGTTTGCCATGAAGTGGGCACGTGCCGGAAAAATTCTGGTACCCAATGTAGGACTGAAAGATGGCATTATGCAGCTGCTGTACGAAAAGCATCAGATTAAAGTGCATTGA
- the metF gene encoding methylenetetrahydrofolate reductase [NAD(P)H] translates to MKVTEHIQKAERTLFTIEILPPKKGENIDTLFSHVESLLDFAPSFIDVTYHREEYVYKEQTDGSFKKLVTRKRPGTVGICAAIQNRYNIDTVPHLICGGFSKEDTENMLIELDFLGIENILALRGDPVKSEPGFKPHPEGHCYASELIGQVNDMNNGVYLNSELQDAYPTHFCIGAAGYPEKHFESPNLDTDFDHLKAKVERGAEFIVTQMFFDNQAYFNFVKRCRENDIHVPIIPGLKPMATLKHLSLLPQFFHLDIPEALSREVAKCKDNKAVKEVGIEWCVQQCKELIEFGAPVLHFYTMSRSELVKRVAKEVF, encoded by the coding sequence ATGAAAGTAACCGAACATATACAGAAAGCGGAGCGTACCCTCTTTACCATAGAGATACTTCCTCCTAAAAAAGGAGAGAATATAGATACGCTTTTCAGCCATGTAGAATCATTGCTGGATTTTGCTCCTTCTTTTATAGACGTAACCTACCACCGGGAAGAGTATGTGTATAAAGAGCAGACAGATGGTAGTTTTAAAAAGCTTGTGACCCGCAAAAGGCCGGGTACAGTAGGTATTTGTGCGGCAATACAGAACCGCTATAATATTGATACTGTCCCTCACCTGATCTGCGGAGGCTTCTCCAAAGAAGACACGGAGAATATGCTGATAGAGCTCGACTTTCTGGGTATAGAAAATATACTAGCGCTTAGGGGAGATCCTGTAAAGTCGGAGCCTGGCTTTAAGCCTCACCCGGAAGGGCACTGCTATGCCAGTGAGCTAATAGGGCAGGTCAATGACATGAACAATGGTGTATACCTGAATTCAGAGTTGCAGGATGCTTATCCTACTCACTTTTGTATTGGAGCGGCGGGCTATCCCGAAAAGCATTTTGAGTCTCCCAATTTAGATACCGATTTTGACCACCTTAAAGCGAAGGTAGAGCGAGGAGCAGAATTTATCGTTACCCAAATGTTTTTCGACAATCAGGCGTATTTCAACTTTGTAAAACGCTGTAGGGAAAACGATATTCATGTGCCCATTATTCCTGGCCTTAAGCCGATGGCTACTTTGAAACACCTTAGCTTACTACCTCAGTTTTTCCATCTGGATATACCAGAGGCTCTCTCCCGTGAGGTAGCTAAGTGCAAAGACAACAAAGCCGTAAAAGAAGTAGGCATAGAGTGGTGTGTGCAGCAATGCAAAGAACTCATAGAGTTCGGAGCTCCGGTGCTACACTTTTACACCATGAGCCGTTCGGAGCTTGTAAAAAGAGTGGCTAAAGAAGTCTTTTAA
- a CDS encoding alpha/beta hydrolase: protein MPYHNSQNYFHSSTDQCRCFWQKWIPDVPIQRVLVFHHGLGEHSGRYQNLLNYFEGSGTAFYAMEARGHGRSEGKRGHVKPLILYAYDLEDFMQIVLEDQQTDKVFLMGHSLGGMIAALYASLNQNHLKGLILSSAGIEVYMTPYLKVAKGASKILASLLPSLTLGANLNQKYLSHDPQVIEDYQADPLVHGMASASLGYELFKVHKYLYEHAPEINVPLYVMHGNADRITSPEGSKKFYELAGSTDKSLRLYDKLYHEMMNELTEDREKVLDDLKKWVLAH from the coding sequence ATGCCTTATCATAATTCGCAAAACTATTTTCACTCCTCTACAGATCAATGTCGCTGTTTCTGGCAAAAGTGGATTCCTGATGTCCCAATTCAGCGTGTATTGGTTTTCCATCATGGCCTAGGTGAGCACAGTGGTCGCTACCAAAACCTACTCAATTATTTTGAAGGTAGCGGTACAGCATTTTACGCGATGGAAGCCAGAGGCCACGGACGTAGCGAGGGTAAGAGAGGACATGTAAAACCTCTGATTCTTTATGCCTATGATTTAGAAGATTTTATGCAAATTGTGTTAGAGGATCAACAAACTGACAAAGTGTTTTTAATGGGGCATTCATTGGGAGGGATGATTGCCGCTCTTTATGCCAGCCTTAATCAAAACCATTTGAAAGGGCTGATACTGAGCTCTGCTGGAATAGAAGTTTATATGACCCCTTATTTAAAAGTAGCCAAAGGGGCTTCCAAAATACTAGCTTCTCTGCTTCCATCTCTAACGCTCGGGGCTAATCTCAACCAGAAGTACCTCTCACATGACCCACAGGTTATAGAAGACTACCAGGCCGACCCACTGGTACATGGCATGGCCTCTGCGTCTCTGGGCTATGAGTTATTTAAGGTTCATAAATACCTCTATGAGCATGCGCCAGAAATTAACGTGCCACTCTATGTTATGCATGGCAATGCCGACCGGATAACTTCGCCCGAAGGCTCTAAAAAGTTTTATGAGCTAGCAGGTAGCACGGACAAAAGTCTGAGGCTGTACGATAAGCTCTACCACGAGATGATGAATGAGCTAACAGAAGATAGAGAAAAGGTGCTTGATGATTTGAAGAAATGGGTACTGGCACACTGA
- a CDS encoding sialate O-acetylesterase codes for MKNYQNLLFRLCSYFFLLLLILSSCASPDATQVHLHQLFSDHAVLQRGKEIKIWGTAEPGGNLEVSFAGKSELARTDEEGKWSVSFDAMEAGGPYQIEVEAADTSIVLKDILIGDVWVASGQSNMEWPLTAQVDNFEEEIANADFPQIRLFTVSRNTSYEPLQDLAQGKWAITSPETIGNFSAVAYFFGREIHQELEVPIGLINSSWGGTTAEAWTSEEAASSMAEFEEELQKIEQQLKTDPQQTDVEKRKERERVLQEANQEIAGEDFSPNFNTEGWKEMSVPASWEVSQADMADFDGFVWFQKEINIPASYAGQPLSLHLGQIDDVDITWFNGKQVGQTWGYNQSRTYEVAAELVQAGTNTITIRVMDNSGDGGLLGPSDQMYLAQGSEDIGVALDGNWKFQAKDPLPVVDRFPKEPGILYNAMINPLTNYNMKGVIWYQGESNAGRAAQYATLFPLMIEDWRKQWGGDKFPFLFVQLANFITGEPGNTAWAELRESQMMALDLDNTGMAVTIDIGDSLDIHPRNKQDVGRRLALSALKVAYRQENAWSGPLYESMRVEGDSAILTFTEVAEGLMVVPGEKLKGFTIAGADRQFYPASAKIISKNEVSVKSPLVSQPEAVRYGWANNPQTNLYNEAFLPASPFRTDRWGAGDKSAI; via the coding sequence ATGAAAAACTACCAAAATCTGCTATTTCGTTTATGTTCATACTTTTTTCTACTTCTCCTCATCCTCTCTTCATGTGCTTCTCCAGATGCTACTCAGGTACATCTGCATCAGCTCTTTTCTGACCATGCTGTATTGCAGAGAGGTAAAGAGATAAAAATATGGGGCACTGCCGAGCCCGGAGGAAATCTGGAAGTCAGCTTTGCCGGTAAGAGTGAACTCGCTCGGACTGATGAGGAAGGAAAGTGGTCGGTAAGCTTTGACGCTATGGAAGCAGGTGGACCATACCAGATAGAAGTAGAGGCTGCCGATACCAGTATTGTACTCAAAGATATTTTGATAGGCGATGTCTGGGTAGCTTCGGGGCAGTCCAATATGGAGTGGCCACTTACTGCTCAGGTAGATAATTTTGAAGAGGAAATTGCTAATGCTGACTTTCCTCAGATTCGTTTGTTCACGGTCTCAAGAAATACCAGCTACGAACCCCTGCAAGATCTGGCTCAGGGAAAGTGGGCCATCACCTCTCCCGAAACGATTGGTAATTTTTCTGCGGTAGCCTATTTTTTTGGCAGAGAAATCCATCAGGAGTTGGAGGTTCCCATAGGGCTGATCAATTCAAGCTGGGGTGGTACTACCGCGGAAGCCTGGACCAGTGAAGAAGCGGCCAGCAGTATGGCTGAGTTTGAAGAAGAGCTTCAAAAAATTGAGCAACAGCTGAAAACCGATCCTCAGCAGACCGATGTAGAGAAAAGAAAAGAGCGCGAGCGCGTGTTGCAAGAGGCAAACCAGGAAATAGCAGGAGAAGATTTCTCTCCTAATTTTAATACCGAGGGTTGGAAAGAAATGAGTGTGCCTGCCAGTTGGGAAGTTTCTCAGGCAGACATGGCCGACTTTGATGGTTTTGTATGGTTTCAAAAGGAGATTAATATACCGGCAAGCTATGCCGGGCAACCTCTTAGCTTGCACCTCGGGCAGATAGACGATGTAGATATCACCTGGTTCAATGGTAAGCAGGTGGGCCAGACCTGGGGGTATAACCAAAGCAGAACATATGAAGTAGCAGCGGAGTTGGTACAAGCTGGTACAAACACCATTACAATCCGGGTGATGGACAATAGTGGGGATGGAGGCCTGCTTGGCCCGTCAGACCAAATGTATCTGGCTCAGGGGAGCGAGGATATAGGTGTGGCCCTAGATGGCAATTGGAAATTTCAGGCCAAAGATCCTTTACCAGTGGTAGATCGCTTTCCTAAAGAGCCAGGCATATTATACAATGCCATGATCAATCCATTGACAAACTACAATATGAAAGGAGTGATATGGTATCAGGGTGAGAGCAATGCAGGCCGTGCCGCGCAGTATGCTACACTTTTTCCTTTGATGATAGAGGACTGGCGCAAGCAGTGGGGTGGAGATAAGTTTCCTTTTCTTTTTGTACAGCTGGCCAACTTTATCACCGGTGAACCAGGTAATACCGCTTGGGCAGAGCTTAGAGAATCACAAATGATGGCTCTGGATCTGGATAATACAGGCATGGCGGTAACAATTGACATTGGCGACTCTCTGGATATTCATCCCCGTAACAAACAAGATGTAGGTAGACGCCTGGCCCTTTCTGCGCTTAAGGTAGCTTACAGACAGGAGAACGCCTGGAGTGGCCCTCTTTATGAGTCTATGCGAGTAGAAGGTGATTCTGCCATACTTACTTTTACTGAGGTAGCCGAAGGCCTAATGGTAGTGCCAGGAGAAAAGCTGAAGGGCTTTACTATTGCAGGAGCTGATCGTCAGTTTTATCCTGCCAGTGCGAAGATCATTAGTAAAAACGAAGTTTCTGTTAAAAGTCCGCTGGTCAGTCAGCCAGAAGCTGTAAGGTATGGCTGGGCTAATAACCCTCAGACCAACCTGTATAACGAAGCTTTTTTGCCAGCCTCTCCTTTTCGTACAGATCGTTGGGGTGCAGGAGATAAAAGCGCGATTTAA
- a CDS encoding YceI family protein — protein MKGLKFFSLAVVASFTMVSCSQSPQGDEAQVSEAQEVEKISQSASSYALNTSQSELQWYGFKPTGQHYGTIGIKDGSVAVENNEVVGGSFTVDLNDIDVQDLEGEDRDKLTGHLKSEDFFFVEQYPEAKFEITQVNPYSDATASSEENENMTVKVNNEEVSEYVLDNPTHMVSGNLSMRDTTLSITFPARIDVSENAIKAEAKFNIDRTNWNISYNDEGDPVRVAKDKFIYNTVNVGFNIIAEKGGQPQAAETEEVDTENSDS, from the coding sequence ATGAAAGGATTAAAGTTTTTTTCTTTAGCAGTCGTAGCTTCTTTTACAATGGTAAGTTGTTCGCAAAGTCCTCAGGGAGATGAAGCACAGGTATCTGAGGCTCAGGAAGTAGAAAAGATTAGCCAAAGCGCCAGTAGTTATGCGCTTAACACTTCACAGAGCGAGCTACAGTGGTATGGCTTTAAACCAACCGGGCAGCATTATGGAACCATCGGCATTAAAGACGGATCAGTTGCTGTAGAAAATAATGAAGTTGTAGGAGGGAGTTTTACTGTAGATTTAAATGATATTGATGTTCAGGACTTAGAAGGAGAAGACAGAGACAAACTGACTGGCCACCTGAAATCTGAAGATTTTTTCTTTGTTGAACAATATCCTGAAGCTAAATTTGAAATCACTCAGGTAAACCCTTATAGTGATGCTACTGCTTCTTCTGAAGAAAATGAAAATATGACAGTAAAGGTAAACAATGAAGAAGTAAGCGAGTATGTGCTGGATAACCCTACTCACATGGTTAGCGGTAATCTTAGCATGCGCGATACTACACTTAGCATTACCTTCCCTGCTCGTATAGATGTTTCTGAGAATGCGATAAAAGCAGAAGCTAAATTTAATATTGACCGTACCAACTGGAATATATCTTACAATGATGAGGGTGATCCGGTAAGAGTAGCAAAAGACAAGTTTATTTACAATACTGTAAATGTTGGCTTCAATATTATTGCTGAAAAAGGAGGACAACCTCAGGCAGCAGAAACTGAAGAAGTTGATACAGAGAACTCAGACAGCTAA